From Bactrocera oleae isolate idBacOlea1 chromosome 4, idBacOlea1, whole genome shotgun sequence:
ACGAGTCAGTGGCTCACCCAAACCATtctgcatacatatgcatttatttcGTATACATATTTGAATGTGTGTGTAAGAATGCACTTATCTATGTGTAGCAAGTACTGCATATActtaattgtaaatatatttgtgaataaaatacatttttctttcgTTGCTTGACAtaccaatacatatatatgtacatacatgtacttatgtgtgtatgtatatatatattatatattgcgcACGCTactcttttgttattatttatcagCAGAAGtcataaataacaaattaaattatatacaaaaacattGATTTTAATCGAATAAAAAGACATAGTACTACACCACTCAACCACTTTGCTTACGCTTTAATAGAAACAAAATAGTACACTGGTATGTATGAATATCTGAAAGCCTTATGTAATATAAGGAAGTTACTACAAGAAGTACATATGAGAATAACCTCATTCTCGTGATTGCAGTCTAGGGAGGGATTATTAGTTGAGTATGTTTGAGGAGGTCTGTTTATGGAGACTCGTTGCGTACaggtcatacatatgtacgtttggGGTCTAGTCTGTATAAGTAGGCGTTTAACCTAAGAGCCCATTTCTCGACCTCTTAATGTTCCTAgcaactttaaataaattttttaactcatTGACACAAGGCTGAATTTTGGGGAAAACTGTTAACAGAGCAGAGAATTCGAACTTCTGCATTTTGCacctagattggtacaaccttttttatgttcgtgtgaagtttaatctacatatgtcaattagtgtgtgtttggcagctctTTCTTTATAACACGAAAGGTTTGTCTGAcgatttttacaataaaaaagaaatgtttacaaatattttgcttaaaattttgtgtttccaatggaatcacatctacgaaatcgttgaaaatgttgcagaagtgttttggggtcTCAACTCCATcatgaacacaagtatttgagtgactCAAAGAATTTCGTTAAGGtcgtaaagtcatcgaaaacttgcgtcatgcgagtcgtccatccacatctgttaatgacgataacatcgaaaaagttaaaggaagtcttgcttgaaaatcgtcgtgttgccatcagagagatagcagagtaTCTCAACATCTTTAATGGATCGACTCATCCCTTTTTGTTGTGAAGCgtatcaatgctagactcgtaccaaaagaccttaattttaataaaaagacgtgtattaaaatacttgaaaatttgtttgtcaGTCCcggtcatatttgatcagatgaaatgatatttaaaaaatatatttaaattttaaataatgaactttcagtttaatttttaaacaatgtaAAAAGtgacaaatatatacacacttatAAATACGTAAAGTTGAAATTCGATAAAATAACTCGAAATGTGATATATTGTGGTATTGAACTTTGTTTTGATTAAAAAGACATATATTTTCGTTGGTCACTGACCAAATCACTCGCAGTTAAAATTAACACTTCCCAAACGACATACCGGCATGTCAAGTACAATCagcgtatatttatatacatatatgtgcatacacatGGTATAAGTTTGATAATGCCATTTGAACAGCTAGCTGTGGGTACATATTCAATATagattgtatgtatatgtaaatacatatgtacatgtattctGGCTTTAgcggtattattattattttacttgcatatatattatattataatatatacataaaacgtATAAACATTTTCTTTCGGCATTTCAAAAATTCCAATTCTGTGTGTCATAAAGGCATTGTTCTATTTCAACTTTACCGATATACAAACATCagccattaaaattttactatataaCGTTTAGTTGTGATAAGCTCTAACTCGTTCCATACATATTTgagaattttgtaataaaatataaaaccaaaaaattatatgcaactTTTCAGACGATTTATCCTTATTAGTTTACGCCCCTCATTTACAAATCCGCTACATTTTTCGTGGAAACAAAGGCAATTAACTCCTCCCCGGAAATCACgcatatttaacaaaatatgcgAACTTGCACACACTTACAGTATTTGTATGTGATAAcgtgtataaatatgtaaatatagaaaaaatgtaaagatATGTACGCATAAAATTCAGTATGATATTCAATATGGACTGTTGCAATATGCGACAAATTGACAGAACTGGATTAATTGGCATTTTCAAGTTGTCACAAATATTGGCACATATTTTCTaaacaatgattttttttttttgacaacaaACCGAATCATCAATCACTTTTCTTACACGAAACTGCTAGCAACATCGcactttaaatacatatttaaacccttaaagttaaattattaaaatatgttgcaAATCTTTACGTTTTCGATTTCTTTTAACACCTGCAATCAGTGCGGGAACTTATTGGCGGCAGTGTTCTATAATTAGCTATCATTTAGTGAAATATGAAACCATTTGTTGCGGCAAACACTTGTCGAAAAGCAAGATCATAACAGACAAACAGAAATACTAatgtgttatacatatattattattaatgttttaattacacttataagtatacatacataagtatgtacatacatacatacgtttagAACCTAAGGTGATCAACGATGTTTGTAAACAAAACTTTCTCTTGTATGGTTATTTTCATACTtgaatcataaaataaaattgcagaCACTTCAACTTATGCGTtgattacaataacaataagtaCGACAACAGGCGAATTCGATTTAAATATGGTTAAATacgtttaaaaaaactatttggagAATTTTTACTGAAGATTTGGGTAAAAGAAAGGTTTTTGCGCGTTTTGCTTcacataaattaaatgaatactaaaaagatgaaagagtttttgattaaaaaaaaaataaaaaatttatcaaacacGTATTTGCCTGATCTATCACCATgtgtctatttttatttttaaaactgaatactAACATGAAAGAAGTATTTTATGATGATATCCTGGCGATTCAAGCAACCGTAACCGAGAGgctgaaatcaaaataaaaatcataaatattttatttacgagTTCCGACGATCGAAAACTTATTTAATCAGACCAAAAATACCCTAAGTAAGCAAACACatgtttttcatttcattaaggtatttatgtatatatgtatgtagctaatTAGTTGTTTAGCCACACGATTaacaatatatatggtattcaATATCCATACTTACATACTATACTCGAGGTATGTAGTATGTGTTTtaaatgtgttgctttttaTTCTTGGTGATGAATAATGACCATTTCGTAAGAATCACTAcaaattatacaaatacatattatttaagttGGAGTGAATGTTCGCATGGTTTTCACGGTTAGTTTTCTCAGATTCCTCACCGTAATATATTGATAAAAGCCATTATTGGCAACGTTTTTACAGGTCtatgttttaagaaaaataaataaagtcagggtaaaatattttctctttctCTGTTACAACCACCTATTAGTGCATTAAAATTCTAAAGACTGTTGATATACATATTCTATAAATATCTATTCATAGATGCAGGGTGTTAATTTGCTAAACCAAGGCAATGATGTCATAAAGTTTGTACAGCATATAGCTCTAACTTATACGACCACGAGTGGAGTCTGCATAACCGGAATGGACCCGAACTTTTATCAGGCCAAACATTGTCAACTCTGTAGAACtcctcaaaattaatttatatatgatcGCTGACGCTATAACAACTACTTATCCTATATTGCCAACACAGATTTGATGACCTCTACGATActgtttcagatttttttttacgaaaagttTTGGGAAATGTGTTGATGTTTAAACCTTTATATTTCCAGCTCACATCTGGATTTTTGGACCCAACTATCAATGAAAGGTTCGAGTGCTCTTACCGTTCAAGCTTCTTTGACATTAACAGCAATAGTTCAGCTTGTATTCCACCGTTTAATTGATTCAATTTCAAcgtattataaattttgttccaGTACTATTATCTCCATTTAATCACACtcataaagtaaatttaaaacatttacttttaattattataacctgaatacaataatataccctgttaagtttgtcacaaagtttggaacacccagaaggaaacgtcggagaccctataaaatatatatacatatataattcatCAGTGGGACGagcagagtcgatttagccttgtttgtctgtctgtatatgtcAGTTTTGgtgaaagaaattgtttagatcggcgcactatagcatatagttgccatacaaactaaacaatcggaatccagttatgtaaagggtattatagtttcggttcaatcgaagtaaacgttttttcttgctttatttgacaaaatatcttcacggtGCATGAACTGAATTAATCCTgagattttacttatttaattattaaacataGGGATAGTAAATATACTTCTTTAtaatattacttatttatacCGCGGAGAACTAAAGTTATTAGAAATAATAAGAACGACTTTGCTGTCAAATTTTTAATGGTAAGGCGCAACATTTaacaattgtatgcatttacattatacatgtaaattttgtttatgaCAATATAAATtctaacataatttttaaaatgaataggACTTGATTAGATATCCATATGTTGTTGCTAGCGAAGACATTAATCCATATTATTCTATTTCACATTATTTGCATATTCTGTCAAGAAATGAAGTTTCATAAATTCTATTGTTTATATGTTcgagtatttgaaattttggctAGCTTTCACAGTTAGAATTTTAATCATTGgtattaaaaaacaaagaatgaaATTCCACAACAACACGTGCTGTATAGTAACTATTATCTTTTGAAAACTTGCAGTACATATAGCATAACAGTTAAAAGAAgcgttattttgaatttttttaacaactgaCTATCTCTTTTGTAGAGACGTCTATTTAATAGGTTGTGTTTTCAAATAACTGctaaaatttgctaaaatatttacatataaaagacATTTTACTAACATTGTTAAGCCAACAGTAGGCTGGTgcctaacatatgtatgtacattggaattttaatttttacttattttattaaaatttagagCCTGTGCCAGTATCGTTTCTAAAAGAGGGCGCTGATTTTGGGTATGAAATAGGTGATGCTGATATCAAAAAGTGGCTAGATGAAGGTTATCTAGGCTCTGCGCCAGTCAAAGCATCCATTCGTAAGTGGTTTGCTACATTTCGTACAAGCCATTTAAACTACGAAGAGTAAAAAACTAACCAATTAAACGAAAAGCGTAGACATGATGAGGGTTTTGAACCCCTTTTTCGAGCATACAAACATTACAAGATCTTCAACCTCAAGCTCTTTACCTAAAATAAGCGAAAAATTATGCGAAAGGTTTTAAGGTTTAATGTCAAACGAGGAGATATCAAAAACTAGATTCTACTAAATGACCAAATTCTCTCAATGACTTTACTTTCCGTTTCAAAAGTAGTTCGCATGGCCTCAGAAACATTGTCATGGATGacatgatacgaaactctttAATTCGAGAgggagctgtcaaaacccacattttttataacatttgtcaaTCATATGGATATggtgttttaaaaataactttcggGCATTTTGCATTTCGgtattattttaagtaaagaaatatgaaagagaatgagaaaaaaattagggaaaatgagagTCTCGTATCATGGGGTTACTTGGATTttacggcttcaaaaaaaagttgtattgtcttatttaattttataacatctATAGAATATTGTACTAAGTTCTCAAATTGATACCAGTAagagttttggagatacagctttgaaaagttgcgcgctcgaggtcagctatataatcgtttaaaacttttaacgcgtttttctcgataCCATATTTTCAACGTCGGTGGTTAAGATTTCTCACGAACTAGTctaccgatcttaatgaaattttacacaggtctttgagatataatttacaaggtcttgccgcggaggttttttttttttattcaaacataactatttaaaaaacaaaaaacgtcgggaaattttaaacaaatcttgcaagtttttgaaaaaacgtCAGCCAAAAATAGAGTTTTCactatatttgtattttctcCATTATACCAcctattttttacttttgagaCTCCTGTTAgaaattctgctgtcaacgcggaagcacctTTTTCCGAAGAACTGTCgaaaatgacgtcgtaatgaccgagtttgGAATATTTTCccttgaaaatttcacaaaatctttatatatttatttatgtatctatcttcgcaataataaaaagtttgaataaaatatttcattttttatatgaaaaaaaagttattgaaaacaGGGCCTTTTTTgttcgacgaaacccatgtaagcCCTTAATTCCCAGAAATTATTACAGAAAGTGAAAAGTAGGGTGAAATATCTGGAATATTAtaaagaaaagcaaataaaagacGTTTAATTGAGATATAACATATGATTTCGACATTTGTTTCTCTGTTTACTTTAAATCAAAACTGATATTATAATTATTGGCGTTATTTTGAGATAAagacttaaaaaaaacttacacaATCATTGCTAGTCTCATGAATTGGCGGCACAAATATGGTATATCCACAAGCAATCTTATATCTAAGGCAACAAAGTCACTGTAGACCAGTGTAATCGATGTTTCTGCCGATCTATACTTTTCCAACAATGTCAGTTTCAAAAAATTGTTGGAAAACTCCATCaggtattatattatacatacgaacatatacatatgcatgtctTTCAAATGAAGTTCACGTTCTTCACATAcataatgtatgtgtgtatgtaagtaatattttcaatgacGTTGAAATCAGATGTAGGTACATTCTTATGCATATGTACTACATATGAAATTACGACTGCGCAAATAGCTTCAAACGGCATGCAAAAACCTTTCCAATTCTATTACGACCCAATGCTGGATGCCAGCActtcttataaaaaaatctacctaaaaaactattttgtttAATGTCAATAATAAACGTGCAAGAATTTTGTGTAAAAGCCTAAACACTAAGGTGGTCGAATAATACCTACTAGTATATTCATAGGACAGTTTTTAAGAGATAAAATAAAGTACAAATGGCAAGTTaagtgtatttataaaaatcattgaTTTCCAATAACTTAGATCTCTTACCTCTTCTAATACAGCCATAGTTTGACGACAATCAGGCATTCTGGATGCAAATGTGGATGTCGTTGGAGAATTATAATCATCGCGGGTTTCCTCCACAAACTCCGCAACACCAATTAATGCTGCTGGCGGCATTTTCAGTCACTCAAGTTTTCGATTTTATCAACAAAATTTAGTATATACTTGCACTGGAAATTTGCAAGTTTTAGCAACTGTTGAAAACAAATTTGCTTCCACATTCACGTAAGCGCCAACAGTTGGtgctaaaattttgtatacataggtgtgtaaatataatatcagaACAATTTTTCaaggaaaaaaaaacgtaaaatctgttatttatttaagatGAATATTAATGTTGATATTATAACATTTATCAATATCAGCAAAAATAAAGAGGCATCACAAAGATTAGTTAAGCATCTTTTATATTagtttaaagtattatattaatgattttgATTTACACACCTTTTCACAACTAACagaatttttaagtattaatattttaggtaTGTAGGTaagtagttatatacatatgtataatatttacacaCTTATATATCGCTTAATATCATTTaagaattttcatatttgacacaaattaatatatctgcTCAATGCAGAAATTCTGTAGCACTTCAACAACATTGTATGCATCATTTCACGATTTTAATTCGCATTTCACAAACTCCTTTTTCAATTATCCTTTGCAGCCCCAAACTGTTTCACATATAAAAAGGAATAGAGAAAATTGAATAGCGTCGCAGTAGTTAACACCCATTTTCACTCGTTCTCCTCTTCTCCACAAGTCTCatctgtacatatatttttttcagaaacATTTGGGTTGTGCGAGATTTAATCAAGAAGGTATTTTTAACTTAACACATTATGCACGGCTATATCATAAACGCTTTAAATCGGGCGTCACTGCTAGTGCCACTTCAACCTTCAAAATCAATGATcactttgttaatatttttctctattttcttcttcttttgcaCTACTATTCCTACTTTGTTTTGCTATTTCTACCTATTTCGTATGCTTTTGCAAACGTCGACCAACAAAATCGTATTTATGCATTTCTCCGTCTCATTTATAATGATGGTCAAACTCTTagatcattttatttttattatggaaTTTACCCGTTCCAGTGCTCCAACAAATCACTCACTGATCGTCGCACATTTTTACAATTGTTAGATTTccactttttctttataatttaacaacaaattatatatttttaagcatcaTTTGCAGTTTTTtgatgaaatatattatttgttcgaCCACTTCACTGACGAACACAATAGCTGAGATAGAATGGACGAaacttacaaaaattaataaaaaggaAACTACAAGAAAAAGATGGCAAATTTTCGATTAATACCAATTGTATATTCAATGCAATCGAAGTAACGTATAGACCACACTGTtggatagaaatattttcattcttgttgaattatttcgattcatacaattttacaaaagAGAACAAACATTTCCTAATTTTAATGCAATTCATTTACTTGACTAGATAACAAAATGCGTAACTCAAACCAGTAATATATGCGTACTTTTGTAGATAAGCTTtggaaaattacatttatatacTCTTATAAATAACTCTTAAATAAACTAAttagattttatataaatggaAGTAGAACCAACGAAAATAGTGAGATCCAAGCTCATTTAGATAttctgaatttatttatttaatttattaataatcgaTTAGATATCGTTCATTGCTGGTGTCATAGTATTTACTAATGCAACAGTGCAGTATAAAACACACCATTGACTTTTGCTATCCACGagcaatataaataattaaaattaatttatttatatcatgGCTGGAAAAAGACAGGCAACATCTAACTTAAATCATGAAAATTGGGACCAGGAAGATGAACCTGAAGAGCGCGGAACGTTTCGCAAAGCTTCGGAAGATGAATTAAAAAATCGCGTTATTAAGAAGGCGCGTAGGAAGGTCGTTACCGGCAACAGCGGTGTAGACGCTACCGATGACGGAGCGCCAAAAAGCGTTTTTAGTGGTTTCGCTGGTAATTAGACGGTTTCATGTAtataaccaaaaataataaataaaattgagttTTATAGGTTTTGGCAAGTCTTCGAATGCTACTCCATCAGGATCTCCTTTCTCATTTTTGTCGAAAGTCTCTGCGTCATCTGCTGATGTTTCTAGCACAGCCACAACAAAGCCATCATTTTCGTTTGGTACAGCTGTTAAAACGAATCCAATTACTGAAAAAGAAGACAAAACTTCTACCGGAAATGGTAAAGTAGTTAAAGAAAATGCTAAGGAGAGCAAGGGTATATCTACTAGCTATCAAAGCAAAATCAAATGCTTAAACGAGGCTGTAACCGAATGGATAAAAACTCACGTAGAAAAAAATCCACTTTGTATTCTTACACCGATTTTCAAAGACTATGATAAATATATCAAGGAAATAGAAGAAGAAGAGCAAAAGACGGAGGAATTGAAAGCCAGTACTGACATCACAAGTGTTAAAAAGGCTTCATCAGATGCACCTACAGAGACATCAACACTtggcaattttaaattttccgcATTCTCTAAACCTTGTACAAGCACTACTTCGACCAGTGGTACGAGTGCTTTGTTTTCGTTTAGTTCAACACCAGCATCATCCGCAGTTGCTCCTACAAGTTCTTCGAGCATTTTTACTAGCGTATCTAAACCAGCAGAAACAGCCAAACCGAGCACATTTAGTTTCGGAATAAAACCtgcagaaaacaaaaataatgcaaCAGACGGTCAAACTTCGTCTTCCTCTAAGGGATTTAGCTTTGGTCTTAAAACAGATAACAAACCATCAACTTCAACATCACCACCATTTACATTCGGCAAGCCGGCAACCAACGGTGATTCGAGCGAAAAGAAAACGCCCTCATTTAGTTTTACTCCTGGCTCTACCCCATTCAGTTTCGGTAATATAAAACCACCTGCTGACCCAACTCCTTCAACCTCTACCGATGCTAATGGGGCGGATGACGAAGAAGATCAACCACCAAAAGTGGAATTTAAACAGGTTTTAACTATGATAATATAtcaataacatatatttataatcctATTCAATCCGAAATAGGTAGTGGAGGAAGATGCGGTGTATTCCAAGAAATGCAAAGTTTTCGTTAAAAAAGACGGAGCGTTTACCGATCGTGGTGTGGGCACATTATACTTGAAACCAGTAAAAGACTCTGAAAAGACACAACTACTTGTTCGCGCCGATACAAATCTAGGAAACATTCTTGTGAACTTAATATTAAGCGCCGGCATACCTACTCAACGGATGGGTAAAAACAACGTGATGATGGTATGTCTTCCTACGCCAGATGTCGAGAAGGCAACATCGATGCTGCTACGCGTTAAAACTGCAGAAGAGGCTGACGAGCTGCTGGCAGAACTAGAGAAGCACAAGAAATGaagtgtttttaattattttacttttaattgttATAAACTTTGGTtgtacttttaatttgtttgcaacattttaagaaatttaccaataaaataatttttgcacaaaaaatagttaattaatttatgatTAAATATAGTACTATCCTGGTAACATTCGATTAACTATGAAATAGAGATTTTAATAATCTTTTAAATATGAATCCAAAATCTTCCCATGGGCAAATGTCAAAAAACCGATATGGTCAAGCAATCAGCTGAGCTTTGCTGTCGGTGTTTGCTTTACAGCTGATTGTTTGTTGTTAGCTGTTTTGTACAGTTTAAAAAGCCAAATGTTTGCAACGTGTAGTGTTACTAGTActaattctacaaaaaaaattatggaaaagcGTCAAAAAGCATTATTGGAGGTAACATTTTGAACGAGTTTTTATGTGTGTAATAAAATTAACGTGATTAAGAATATGTTTAGGCACTATCTAAGAATAAGGAAGAAACAACACGCTGGAAGAATTATCAAGACGACAATGGCACAGCAGTTGAAAACCTAGATCGATTTAGTAAAAGTCTCACTGTAGATGTTATGGTACCAATAGGGCGTAAGGCATATATGCCAGGTCAGCTTATCCATacaaatgaagtgcttgtaGGCCACTATCAAAACTATTTCTCCAAATGTTCCGCACATAAGGCAAAAGAAATTTGTGAATACCGGATTAAAATGGCACAGGAAAACTTGGAAAAATTGCAAACTGAATCAGATTTATGGAAGTACGTTGAAtatgttattaattttgttctttaattttattgtgcACGTTTCATTTCAGAAATAAATTGGATAAACCATATACCGAAGGAGTGTTTCCAAGCAAAGGAAATtctgaaataattgaaaattatgatGAGGAAAAAGAAATGATATGGCGAGAACAACATAAGGTACGCGTAAAGCAAGCTAAAGAGCGAGAAAAGGCAGATAGACAAGCGAATAGTTCAAAAGCTCCAAAtgcgaataaaataaaagattcgTCCGACATAAACGTTTTTAAAATGCTTGAAGAAGCTGAACTAATGGAGGAATTGGAGAATGAATTGGAAAGATTAGAAATAGATGATATCAGTAATGACACGATGAAGAAGTTAATGATCGGAGAAATGAAGTTACCAACTGAAAAACCACGTGTAGCTCACTCGgcgaaaattcaaaatcaaaCCGAAACACAAGCAAATTGCGAAAAATCTGACAATAATGTTAAAAAAGAAGTTCAGCGGATTGTAAAGAAGACCGATTTAGAAATGAATATAGTCCGAACAAATAATAATCATCGACCAAATCCAGAGATGATCGAGTCAAACAACATAAATACCGAAGATTTGGATGTTGATTTTGAAGAACTACCTCGTGAGGTACAAATTATCAAAGAGCAGGCAAAATTTTTGCCTGTCTTAGATCAGATCGGTTTTTATGAataccaaattaaaattatgcgtCACAAACTTTTAACATTACCACTGAAGACTCAAGCGGATATCGATCAAAAGGTGAATACTTTAAATGTTTTAGAAATATTAGAAGAATTACTTGAAATGGCTGAGGATAATGCTGAATATCAAGCAGAGGATCACATTTCCAAAGAAGGAGATTCAGAGCAAGAAGAAAAGTCAATTACAGAAGTAGAAACTAAAGAAGAAAAACCaaccaaacggcgaatttcGTTTGCCTTACAAAACGAGACAATTGAGTTTCGCAAAAACGAGACTATTTCGCAAATGTTACCCAAATCGGAACCGAAGGAAAAGGAAATTATTAAGCTTGATACCTATGAATTAAATCCTAATATTGCTAAAACTATAGCTGATACAAAAATAGACGatcgtaaaaaaaatattattgatagAGTGGAACAAAACATAAAGTTTATAGCAGAAAATCAGAGCACTCAAGATTTTCAATTGGTTGATAAAATATTAGAACCCTCTTTAGTTGGTGTTCATACCTTGCATATACATTTTCAGCATTCTGATAACTTGCAAAAGGAAACAATATTAAATAGTGAAAATTCTGAAATCACAGGTTTTCCTGAAACACCCGCCGGCATATATCAAGCATatctaaaaaataaagaaaaacaaagagAGGATAAAAACAAATCTAATACACAGCAGATAATTTTCGCAAACGCTTATAACGGTGAGGATAAAGTTAAAGTACCACTATTAAAAGAAGCAGATCGGTTCAATTCATACGAGGATCAACGCATGGAGgttgtttttaacttttattata
This genomic window contains:
- the Nup50 gene encoding nuclear pore complex protein Nup50, whose translation is MAGKRQATSNLNHENWDQEDEPEERGTFRKASEDELKNRVIKKARRKVVTGNSGVDATDDGAPKSVFSGFAGFGKSSNATPSGSPFSFLSKVSASSADVSSTATTKPSFSFGTAVKTNPITEKEDKTSTGNGKVVKENAKESKGISTSYQSKIKCLNEAVTEWIKTHVEKNPLCILTPIFKDYDKYIKEIEEEEQKTEELKASTDITSVKKASSDAPTETSTLGNFKFSAFSKPCTSTTSTSGTSALFSFSSTPASSAVAPTSSSSIFTSVSKPAETAKPSTFSFGIKPAENKNNATDGQTSSSSKGFSFGLKTDNKPSTSTSPPFTFGKPATNGDSSEKKTPSFSFTPGSTPFSFGNIKPPADPTPSTSTDANGADDEEDQPPKVEFKQVVEEDAVYSKKCKVFVKKDGAFTDRGVGTLYLKPVKDSEKTQLLVRADTNLGNILVNLILSAGIPTQRMGKNNVMMVCLPTPDVEKATSMLLRVKTAEEADELLAELEKHKK
- the uri gene encoding unconventional prefoldin RPB5 interactor-like protein encodes the protein MFATCSVTSTNSTKKIMEKRQKALLEALSKNKEETTRWKNYQDDNGTAVENLDRFSKSLTVDVMVPIGRKAYMPGQLIHTNEVLVGHYQNYFSKCSAHKAKEICEYRIKMAQENLEKLQTESDLWKNKLDKPYTEGVFPSKGNSEIIENYDEEKEMIWREQHKVRVKQAKEREKADRQANSSKAPNANKIKDSSDINVFKMLEEAELMEELENELERLEIDDISNDTMKKLMIGEMKLPTEKPRVAHSAKIQNQTETQANCEKSDNNVKKEVQRIVKKTDLEMNIVRTNNNHRPNPEMIESNNINTEDLDVDFEELPREVQIIKEQAKFLPVLDQIGFYEYQIKIMRHKLLTLPLKTQADIDQKVNTLNVLEILEELLEMAEDNAEYQAEDHISKEGDSEQEEKSITEVETKEEKPTKRRISFALQNETIEFRKNETISQMLPKSEPKEKEIIKLDTYELNPNIAKTIADTKIDDRKKNIIDRVEQNIKFIAENQSTQDFQLVDKILEPSLVGVHTLHIHFQHSDNLQKETILNSENSEITGFPETPAGIYQAYLKNKEKQREDKNKSNTQQIIFANAYNGEDKVKVPLLKEADRFNSYEDQRMEFCKPATDTKSILRNKSAVEREQHKLDRKNRAKCNKKESKKKTAIPVDEEEYMSAYYKVMNEVIEKPLTEPEPLPECKYIDAHTPKKRISRFKQNRGVTQKM